A window of Xylophilus sp. GW821-FHT01B05 contains these coding sequences:
- a CDS encoding SDR family oxidoreductase — translation MSHPLFDLSGRTALVTGSSRGLGHAMAEALAQAGARVVLNGVDPERLARSVEALRAKGHAAEAAAFDVADEAAVCQGFAGLDAAGIEVDILVNNAGIQLRKPLVELALAEWEQVLRTNLTSAFLVGREAARRMIARGRGGKIINIGSLTSEAARATVAPYTAAKGGIKMLTRAMTAEWAEHGIQANAIGPGYMATEMNTALIQNPAFDGWVKARTPARRWGQPQELAGAAIFLASAASDYVNGQILYVDGGMLAVL, via the coding sequence ATGTCCCATCCTCTCTTTGATCTTTCCGGGCGCACCGCGCTGGTGACGGGTTCTTCGCGCGGCCTGGGGCATGCGATGGCCGAGGCGCTGGCGCAGGCCGGTGCCCGCGTGGTGCTCAACGGCGTCGATCCCGAGCGCCTGGCCCGCTCGGTCGAGGCCTTGCGCGCCAAGGGCCATGCGGCCGAAGCCGCCGCCTTCGACGTGGCGGACGAGGCCGCGGTGTGCCAGGGCTTTGCCGGCCTGGACGCGGCCGGTATCGAGGTGGACATCCTGGTCAACAACGCCGGCATCCAGTTGCGCAAGCCGTTGGTCGAGCTGGCGTTGGCGGAGTGGGAGCAGGTGCTGCGCACCAATCTCACCAGCGCCTTTTTGGTCGGGCGCGAGGCGGCGCGCCGCATGATCGCGCGCGGGCGCGGCGGCAAGATCATCAACATCGGCTCGCTCACCAGCGAGGCCGCGCGCGCCACCGTGGCGCCCTATACCGCGGCCAAGGGCGGCATCAAGATGCTGACCCGCGCCATGACCGCCGAATGGGCCGAGCACGGCATCCAGGCCAACGCGATAGGGCCGGGCTACATGGCCACCGAGATGAACACGGCGCTGATCCAGAACCCGGCATTTGACGGCTGGGTCAAGGCGCGCACGCCGGCACGCCGCTGGGGCCAGCCGCAGGAGCTGGCCGGGGCGGCGATCTTCCTGGCATCGGCCGCGTCGGACTACGTCAACGGGCAGATCCTCTACGTCGACGGCGGCATGTTGGCGGTGCTCTAA
- a CDS encoding GntR family transcriptional regulator, whose amino-acid sequence MASSTRPAPLKTKAAPAPDAPRRRSTVNLSDLAYERLEELLVSCALKPGRFLATHELQAMVGCGRTPVLQAVNRLAADTLVAVTPRHGLQIVPVNLTRDRVLLRLRRDMERFVIRLATERSGASERNQMLHLKRQLSEHRANISLEQFNLVDRRIDQLLLAAAGEPFVENTLRPLHTIFRRIGWIYHMQTKQGVDLHDTVDGHIAVIDAVASGKADAAIAASDRLMDFVEGMFDVLEREVDPALLDCSLTELDGSFLRAP is encoded by the coding sequence ATGGCTTCGTCCACCCGCCCCGCCCCCCTGAAGACCAAGGCCGCCCCGGCGCCGGATGCGCCGCGCCGCCGCAGCACGGTCAACCTGTCTGACCTGGCCTATGAACGCCTGGAAGAGTTGCTGGTCAGTTGCGCGCTCAAGCCCGGCCGCTTCCTGGCCACGCATGAGCTGCAGGCCATGGTGGGCTGTGGCCGCACGCCCGTGCTGCAGGCCGTCAACCGCCTGGCGGCCGACACGCTGGTGGCCGTGACACCACGGCACGGCCTGCAGATCGTGCCGGTGAACCTCACCCGCGACCGGGTGCTGCTGCGCCTGCGGCGCGACATGGAGCGCTTCGTCATCCGCCTGGCAACCGAGCGCTCCGGTGCCTCCGAGCGCAACCAGATGCTGCACCTCAAGCGCCAGTTGAGCGAGCACCGCGCCAACATCAGCCTGGAGCAGTTCAACCTGGTGGACCGGCGCATCGACCAACTGCTATTGGCCGCAGCGGGCGAGCCTTTTGTCGAGAACACGCTCCGGCCGCTGCACACCATCTTCCGGCGCATCGGCTGGATCTATCACATGCAGACCAAGCAGGGCGTGGACCTGCACGACACGGTGGACGGCCACATCGCCGTGATCGACGCCGTCGCCAGCGGCAAGGCCGACGCGGCCATTGCCGCCTCGGACCGGCTGATGGACTTCGTCGAGGGCATGTTCGACGTGCTCGAGCGCGAGGTAGACCCGGCCCTGCTCGACTGCAGCCTTACGGAGCTGGACGGCAGCTTCCTGCGGGCGCCGTAG
- a CDS encoding IclR family transcriptional regulator, producing MSSILERSFKVLESLSREPDGCSLSALATELDMPLSATHRLLTELCRCGYVRQERQQGEYTLTIKLVSLGLSFLSNSGIVDVAQPLLDRLAVASGELVRLAVIDGDELTFVAKAQGATRGLRYDPDMGLSVNLSCSAAGHAWLSTMSDEQALELVARQGFGRVEDYGPRAPTTVKALLAYLKACRKRGYSMISEVFAPAMTAMAAPVWGPQKSVIGVVTIAGPLVRLTEERMLELGPVLLETAGEIAASSSASAHFKKRA from the coding sequence ATGAGTTCCATCCTTGAGAGAAGCTTCAAGGTCCTAGAAAGCCTGTCCCGCGAGCCGGACGGCTGCAGCCTGTCGGCCCTGGCCACCGAGCTGGACATGCCGCTCAGCGCCACGCACCGGCTGCTGACCGAACTCTGCCGCTGCGGCTATGTGCGGCAGGAGCGGCAGCAGGGCGAATACACCTTGACCATCAAGCTGGTATCCCTGGGCCTGAGCTTTCTCAGCAACAGCGGCATCGTCGATGTGGCGCAGCCGCTGCTGGACCGGCTGGCAGTGGCGTCGGGCGAGCTGGTGCGGCTGGCGGTGATCGACGGCGACGAGCTGACCTTCGTCGCTAAGGCGCAGGGCGCGACCCGTGGCCTGCGCTACGACCCGGACATGGGCCTGTCGGTCAACCTCTCTTGCAGCGCGGCCGGCCATGCCTGGCTGTCCACCATGAGCGACGAGCAGGCGCTGGAGCTGGTGGCGCGCCAGGGCTTTGGCCGGGTGGAGGACTACGGCCCGCGCGCCCCGACCACGGTGAAGGCGCTGCTGGCCTACCTCAAGGCCTGCCGCAAGCGCGGCTACAGCATGATCAGCGAGGTATTCGCCCCAGCCATGACCGCCATGGCCGCGCCGGTGTGGGGGCCGCAGAAATCCGTCATCGGCGTCGTCACCATCGCCGGCCCGCTGGTGCGCCTGACGGAAGAGCGCATGCTGGAACTGGGCCCGGTGCTGCTGGAGACGGCGGGCGAGATCGCGGCCTCCAGCAGCGCCTCTGCGCACTTCAAGAAGCGCGCCTGA
- a CDS encoding TRAP transporter substrate-binding protein, producing MSIRLICAAALGLSLAFQAPAFAQVQEHTIRFGHLNNADHPVSFGVKRFGELVAAKSGGKMKVLEFPASQLGNEMQQQSALQGGVQQMSAPATTSLAGIVKEFGLLDFPFAVGSFAQADALLDGPLGQTLIAKLPEKGLVALGYWDLGFRNVTNSKRPITRPEDLEGLKIRVIPNPVFLDTFKAFKANPVPMPFAELYGALESKAVDGQENPFSVILSNKFFEVQKYLSATNHVYAANIVLVSKKFWDQLSPAEQKIMNDAANEARGYQRQVSRAAAQSAVADLQAKGVQFNEVSPAEQARMRQVAKPTVDRFAASYDPAIVKLYNEELARIRP from the coding sequence ATGAGCATTCGACTGATCTGCGCGGCCGCCCTCGGCCTGTCGCTCGCATTCCAGGCCCCGGCCTTCGCGCAGGTGCAGGAGCACACCATCCGCTTCGGCCACCTCAACAACGCCGACCACCCGGTGAGCTTTGGCGTCAAGCGCTTTGGCGAGCTGGTGGCCGCCAAGAGCGGCGGCAAGATGAAGGTGCTGGAGTTCCCGGCCTCGCAGCTCGGCAACGAGATGCAGCAGCAGTCGGCCCTGCAGGGCGGCGTGCAGCAGATGTCGGCGCCGGCCACGACCTCGCTGGCAGGCATCGTCAAGGAGTTCGGCCTGCTGGACTTTCCCTTTGCCGTGGGCAGCTTCGCGCAGGCCGACGCCCTGCTCGACGGCCCGCTGGGCCAGACGCTGATCGCCAAGCTCCCGGAAAAGGGCCTGGTCGCCCTGGGCTACTGGGACCTGGGCTTTCGCAACGTCACCAACAGCAAGCGGCCGATCACCCGGCCGGAAGATCTCGAAGGCCTGAAGATCCGCGTGATCCCCAACCCGGTGTTCCTCGACACCTTCAAGGCTTTCAAGGCCAACCCGGTACCCATGCCCTTTGCCGAGCTGTATGGCGCGCTCGAGTCCAAGGCGGTCGATGGCCAGGAAAACCCGTTCTCGGTGATCCTGTCCAACAAGTTCTTCGAGGTGCAGAAGTACCTGAGCGCCACCAACCACGTGTACGCCGCCAACATCGTGCTGGTGTCCAAGAAGTTCTGGGACCAGCTGTCGCCGGCCGAGCAAAAGATCATGAACGACGCGGCCAACGAGGCCCGCGGCTACCAGCGCCAGGTCAGCCGCGCCGCCGCCCAGAGCGCCGTGGCCGACCTGCAGGCCAAGGGCGTGCAGTTCAACGAAGTGAGCCCGGCCGAGCAGGCCCGCATGCGCCAGGTGGCCAAGCCAACGGTAGACCGCTTCGCCGCCTCCTATGACCCGGCCATCGTCAAGCTCTACAACGAAGAGCTGGCCCGCATCCGCCCGTAA
- a CDS encoding type II 3-dehydroquinate dehydratase, with protein MKILVLHGPNLNLFGRREPHIYGTTTLAQINDRLQALAATLEVQLEVMQSNHEGALVDFLHRFIDEADGALVNPAGLTQHGVPLHDAIKAMPFPTLEVHMSNIAAREAWRAHSIISPAVKGTIQGLGAHSYTAALRALTELLRDARLVSRQA; from the coding sequence ATGAAGATTCTTGTTCTCCACGGCCCGAACCTCAACCTGTTCGGGCGCCGCGAGCCGCACATCTACGGCACGACCACGCTGGCGCAGATCAACGACCGGCTGCAGGCACTGGCCGCCACGCTGGAGGTGCAGCTGGAAGTCATGCAGTCCAACCACGAGGGGGCGCTGGTGGACTTCCTGCACCGCTTCATCGACGAGGCGGACGGCGCACTGGTCAACCCCGCCGGGCTGACCCAGCACGGCGTGCCGCTGCACGACGCCATCAAGGCCATGCCCTTTCCCACGCTGGAAGTGCACATGTCCAACATCGCCGCGCGCGAGGCCTGGCGTGCGCACTCCATCATTTCCCCGGCGGTCAAGGGAACCATCCAGGGATTGGGGGCGCACTCCTATACCGCAGCGCTGCGCGCGCTCACCGAGCTGCTGCGCGACGCTAGGCTAGTGTCGCGTCAAGCATGA
- a CDS encoding TRAP transporter small permease, which produces MDKLMSGVCWALEQLIALCLAVMVVLVLGNVVLRYGFNSGITLSEEVSRWLFIWMTFLGAVVALHEHGHLGVDMLVQRLPAAAKRACLALGHLLMLGIVGLMFKGSLEQARINWDVSAPVTGASMATVYASGLVFSVLAAAILLGDLYKLVTGQLTDDALVLVQESEESVQLQQILGATGSAPGAAKGAP; this is translated from the coding sequence ATGGACAAGTTAATGAGCGGGGTGTGCTGGGCCCTGGAACAGCTGATCGCCCTGTGCCTGGCCGTGATGGTGGTGCTGGTGCTGGGCAACGTGGTGCTGCGCTACGGATTCAATTCCGGCATCACCCTGTCGGAGGAGGTGTCGCGCTGGCTCTTCATCTGGATGACCTTCCTGGGTGCGGTGGTGGCATTGCATGAGCACGGCCACCTGGGCGTGGACATGCTGGTGCAGCGGCTGCCCGCTGCGGCCAAGCGCGCCTGCCTGGCGCTGGGCCACCTGCTGATGCTGGGCATCGTCGGGCTGATGTTCAAGGGCAGCCTGGAGCAGGCGCGCATCAACTGGGACGTGTCGGCGCCGGTGACCGGGGCCTCGATGGCCACGGTGTATGCGTCGGGCCTGGTGTTCTCCGTGCTGGCGGCGGCCATCCTGCTTGGCGACCTCTACAAGCTGGTCACGGGCCAGTTGACGGACGACGCGCTGGTGCTGGTGCAGGAGTCGGAAGAGTCGGTGCAGTTGCAGCAGATCCTGGGCGCAACCGGCAGTGCGCCGGGTGCGGCGAAGGGCGCGCCATGA
- a CDS encoding TRAP transporter large permease subunit: protein MTIAVFVGSLLLAMAIGVPIAFSLLASGVALMWHLNLFDAQILAQNIIGGADSFPLLAVPFFMLAGEIMNVGGLSRRIVNLALALVGHIKGGLGYVTIMAGCLLSALSGSAVADAAALTALLLPMMVRAGHDKARAGGLIAATGVIGPVIPPSIGLVIFGVAANVSISKLFMAAIVPGLMIGAALWLTWAWLVRREKIVPQPRKSGPEIAKAAREAIWALVLPIIILVGLRMGVFTPTEAAVVAAGYALAVSTLVYRELNLSQLRAIFITAAKTSAVVMFLIACAMVSAWLITVADLPSKVVDLLQPFMDNKILLMFAIMVLVMVVGTAMDMTPTILILTPVLMPVVRAAGIDPVYFGVLFIINNSIGLVTPPVGTVLNVVAGVGRMKMDDVTRGVVPFMLAEFAIMFVMVLFPQTVTWPAKFLYG, encoded by the coding sequence ATGACCATCGCCGTCTTCGTCGGCTCGCTGCTGCTGGCCATGGCCATTGGCGTGCCCATCGCCTTCTCGCTGCTGGCCAGCGGCGTGGCGCTGATGTGGCACCTGAACCTGTTCGACGCGCAGATCCTGGCGCAGAACATCATCGGCGGCGCCGACAGCTTTCCGCTGCTGGCCGTGCCCTTCTTCATGCTGGCCGGCGAGATCATGAACGTGGGCGGCCTGTCGCGCCGCATCGTCAACCTGGCGCTGGCGCTGGTCGGGCACATCAAGGGCGGCCTGGGCTACGTGACCATCATGGCCGGCTGCCTGCTGTCGGCCTTGTCGGGCTCGGCCGTGGCCGACGCCGCCGCCCTCACCGCCCTGCTGCTGCCGATGATGGTGCGCGCGGGCCACGACAAGGCGCGCGCCGGCGGCCTGATCGCGGCCACGGGCGTGATCGGCCCGGTGATCCCGCCCAGCATCGGGCTGGTGATCTTCGGCGTGGCGGCCAATGTGTCGATCTCCAAGCTCTTCATGGCGGCCATCGTGCCCGGCCTGATGATCGGCGCGGCGCTGTGGCTCACCTGGGCCTGGCTGGTGCGCCGCGAGAAGATCGTGCCGCAGCCGCGCAAGTCGGGCCCCGAGATCGCCAAGGCCGCGCGGGAGGCCATCTGGGCGCTGGTGCTGCCCATCATCATCCTGGTCGGCCTGCGCATGGGCGTGTTCACGCCCACCGAGGCGGCGGTGGTGGCCGCCGGCTATGCGCTGGCGGTGTCCACGCTGGTGTACCGGGAACTGAACCTGTCGCAGTTGCGCGCCATCTTCATCACCGCGGCCAAGACCAGCGCCGTCGTGATGTTCCTGATCGCCTGCGCCATGGTCAGCGCCTGGCTCATCACGGTGGCAGACCTGCCCTCCAAGGTGGTGGACCTGCTGCAGCCCTTCATGGACAACAAGATCCTGCTGATGTTCGCCATCATGGTGCTGGTGATGGTGGTGGGCACGGCCATGGACATGACGCCGACCATCCTGATCCTCACGCCGGTGCTGATGCCCGTGGTGCGGGCCGCCGGCATAGACCCGGTCTACTTCGGCGTGCTGTTCATCATCAACAACTCCATCGGCCTGGTGACGCCGCCGGTGGGCACGGTGCTGAATGTGGTGGCCGGCGTCGGGCGCATGAAGATGGACGACGTCACGCGCGGCGTGGTGCCCTTCATGCTGGCGGAGTTCGCCATCATGTTCGTGATGGTGCTGTTCCCGCAGACCGTGACCTGGCCGGCCAAGTTTCTGTACGGGTGA
- a CDS encoding cobyric acid synthase produces MTARCVMVLGTTSGAGKSWLATALCRWYADQGYKVAPFKAQNMSNNARVVAGPGGVHGEIGSAQYFQALAARAVPDVRMNPLLLKPEADTRSQVVLLGQVSDELSRLPWRGRSERVWPVIAQALDELRAENDIVVIEGAGSPAEINLHASDIVNMRVARHAGADCLLVTDIDRGGAFAHLYGTWALLPEDERAHLKGFVLNKFRGDAALLAPGPEMLQQLTGVPTVAVIPMQWQHGLPEEDGVFDDRSTGSGVVHTRIAVVAYPRISNLDEFQPLKNMPGVRLQWARSPADVHGADWIVLPGSKATAADLAWLRAQGLDQAINAHAAAGGRVLGVCGGLQMLGEALVDPHGIDGNAPGLGLLPLVTLFEPAKTVRHTQAVFGNVTGAWSALSGVAVQGYEIHHGQTVQHPAMAAAGDLAQAVMPQGLAWQNARGNVLGVYLHGLFEDGAVLQALFGAGVPTLEHVLDGLARGVGQWFDAGLLQAFTRTETWPARSRSAGTAPSRT; encoded by the coding sequence ATGACGGCCCGCTGCGTCATGGTGCTGGGCACCACCAGCGGTGCCGGAAAAAGCTGGCTGGCCACCGCGCTGTGCCGCTGGTATGCCGACCAGGGCTACAAGGTTGCGCCCTTCAAGGCGCAGAACATGAGCAACAACGCGCGCGTGGTCGCCGGCCCCGGTGGCGTCCATGGCGAGATCGGCAGCGCGCAGTACTTCCAGGCGCTGGCCGCGCGCGCCGTGCCGGATGTGCGCATGAACCCGCTGCTGCTCAAGCCCGAGGCCGACACCCGCAGCCAGGTCGTGCTGCTGGGCCAGGTCAGCGATGAGCTGTCGCGCCTGCCCTGGCGCGGCCGCAGCGAGCGTGTCTGGCCCGTGATCGCCCAGGCGCTGGACGAGCTGCGCGCAGAAAACGACATCGTCGTCATCGAAGGCGCGGGCTCTCCGGCCGAGATCAACCTGCACGCCAGCGACATCGTCAACATGCGCGTGGCGCGCCACGCCGGCGCCGATTGCCTGCTGGTGACCGACATCGATCGCGGCGGCGCCTTTGCCCACCTGTACGGCACCTGGGCGCTGCTGCCCGAAGACGAGCGTGCCCACCTGAAGGGCTTTGTGCTCAACAAGTTCCGTGGCGACGCGGCGCTGCTGGCGCCCGGCCCCGAGATGCTGCAGCAGCTCACCGGTGTGCCCACCGTGGCCGTCATCCCCATGCAATGGCAGCACGGCCTGCCTGAAGAAGACGGTGTGTTCGACGACCGCAGCACGGGCAGCGGCGTGGTCCACACCCGCATTGCCGTCGTCGCCTACCCGCGCATCAGCAACCTGGATGAGTTCCAGCCGCTCAAGAACATGCCCGGCGTGCGCCTGCAGTGGGCGCGCAGCCCGGCCGACGTGCACGGCGCCGACTGGATCGTGCTGCCCGGCTCCAAAGCCACGGCGGCCGACCTGGCCTGGCTGCGCGCGCAAGGCCTGGACCAGGCCATCAATGCCCACGCCGCCGCTGGTGGCCGCGTGCTGGGCGTATGCGGCGGCCTGCAGATGCTGGGCGAGGCGCTGGTCGACCCGCACGGCATAGACGGCAATGCGCCCGGCCTGGGCCTGCTGCCGCTGGTGACGCTGTTCGAGCCCGCCAAGACCGTGCGCCATACGCAGGCCGTGTTTGGCAATGTCACCGGCGCCTGGAGCGCGCTGTCAGGTGTGGCCGTGCAGGGCTACGAGATCCACCACGGCCAGACCGTGCAGCACCCGGCCATGGCCGCCGCAGGCGACCTGGCGCAGGCCGTGATGCCGCAAGGCCTGGCCTGGCAGAACGCGCGCGGCAATGTGCTGGGCGTGTACCTGCACGGCCTGTTCGAAGACGGCGCCGTGCTGCAGGCGCTGTTCGGCGCCGGCGTGCCGACGCTGGAGCATGTGCTGGATGGCCTGGCGCGCGGGGTCGGGCAGTGGTTCGACGCCGGGCTGCTGCAGGCCTTCACCCGTACAGAAACTTGGCCGGCCAGGTCACGGTCTGCGGGAACAGCACCATCACGAACATGA
- a CDS encoding NYN domain-containing protein: MAKADSDHNGSVALYWDFENLHASLFEDRYGEGAYGKPDGRFRLQEPLVDVQAVVDRAASFGPIAIHRAYCNWQFFGRYRDALLQASMELVQLFPLGASAKNGADIQLCLDAVDDVQRHAHIGTVVVVGGDSDFMPVSHRIKAAGRSLVGIGTRKSTNRHWAKSCHNFLYYDDWAASPPDAAALGGSSPESPRLR, from the coding sequence TTGGCAAAGGCTGACAGCGACCACAACGGCTCCGTAGCCCTGTACTGGGACTTCGAGAACCTGCACGCCAGCCTGTTCGAAGACCGCTACGGCGAGGGCGCCTATGGCAAGCCAGACGGCCGCTTTCGCCTGCAGGAGCCGCTGGTGGACGTGCAGGCCGTGGTCGATCGCGCGGCCAGCTTTGGCCCCATCGCCATCCACCGCGCCTACTGCAACTGGCAGTTCTTTGGCCGCTACCGCGACGCGCTGCTGCAGGCCTCGATGGAGCTGGTGCAGCTGTTCCCGCTGGGCGCCTCGGCCAAGAACGGCGCAGACATCCAGCTGTGCCTGGACGCGGTGGACGACGTGCAGCGCCACGCGCACATCGGTACCGTCGTCGTGGTGGGGGGCGACAGCGACTTCATGCCGGTATCGCACCGCATCAAGGCCGCTGGCCGCAGCCTGGTGGGCATAGGCACGCGCAAGTCCACCAACCGGCACTGGGCCAAGAGCTGCCACAACTTTCTGTACTACGACGACTGGGCGGCGTCGCCTCCCGATGCGGCGGCCCTCGGTGGGTCCTCGCCCGAATCACCGCGCCTGCGATGA
- a CDS encoding aminotransferase class I/II-fold pyridoxal phosphate-dependent enzyme, giving the protein MRRTHGGPDAGGAAAFDFSTNANACGPCPQALAAVQAADATRYPDPTYQALRERLAARHGVAPARIVVAASASEAIFRLTARAAQRGLRRVALPAHAYGDYAQAAQAWGLAPDDGKGEGALLRWQCDPSSPLGQADPPGPAGLRVLDRAYAPLRLDGADPWDGTALEGVWQLWSPNKALGLTGVRAAYLVAPDGAQDEAATLERLAPSWPLGAHGVALLQAWCEPGVAQWLAQSLPTLRAWKALQRDLCASFGWTCLPSQANFFCAQVPGDGLAALLRRLRLAGIKLRDAASFGLPGHVRLGVLPPQSQVALAAAMRAGGTMD; this is encoded by the coding sequence ATGCGCCGCACACACGGCGGCCCCGATGCCGGCGGCGCCGCCGCGTTCGACTTCTCTACCAACGCCAATGCCTGCGGCCCGTGCCCGCAGGCATTGGCCGCAGTGCAGGCGGCAGACGCCACGCGCTACCCCGACCCGACCTACCAGGCGCTGCGCGAGCGCCTGGCCGCGCGCCACGGCGTGGCGCCGGCGCGCATCGTGGTGGCGGCCAGCGCCAGCGAGGCGATCTTTCGCCTCACCGCCCGCGCCGCGCAGCGCGGCCTGCGCCGGGTGGCGCTGCCGGCGCATGCCTATGGCGACTACGCGCAGGCGGCGCAGGCCTGGGGCCTGGCGCCTGATGACGGCAAAGGGGAGGGCGCGCTATTGCGCTGGCAGTGCGACCCTTCCAGCCCGCTGGGCCAGGCCGACCCACCCGGGCCGGCCGGCCTGCGCGTGCTCGACCGCGCCTATGCGCCCCTGCGCCTGGACGGCGCAGACCCCTGGGACGGCACCGCGCTGGAAGGCGTCTGGCAGCTCTGGAGCCCGAACAAGGCGCTGGGCCTGACGGGCGTGCGCGCGGCCTACCTGGTTGCGCCCGACGGCGCCCAGGACGAGGCCGCCACGCTGGAGCGGCTCGCGCCCTCCTGGCCGCTGGGCGCGCACGGCGTGGCCCTGCTGCAAGCCTGGTGCGAGCCCGGCGTGGCGCAATGGCTGGCGCAAAGCCTGCCCACGCTGCGCGCCTGGAAGGCGCTGCAACGGGATTTGTGCGCCAGCTTTGGCTGGACCTGCCTGCCCAGCCAGGCCAACTTCTTCTGCGCCCAGGTGCCCGGCGATGGCCTGGCGGCGCTACTGCGGCGCCTGCGCCTGGCTGGCATCAAGCTGCGCGACGCGGCCTCTTTTGGCCTGCCCGGCCATGTGCGCCTGGGCGTGCTGCCGCCGCAAAGCCAGGTGGCGCTGGCGGCCGCGATGCGCGCCGGCGGTACGATGGATTGA
- the cbiB gene encoding adenosylcobinamide-phosphate synthase CbiB, with the protein MSLLQAHWWLALVPPLALLVDRLLGEPRAAWHPVVWMGHYLGWAGRRIAPAAGSLPLARDFRRFTLGALAWYGGGAIVLIVSWWLQWGLLQLPAWLAVPLLALLLKPLLAWRMLRDEVAAVEVALAQSLDAGRTQLARLVSRDVSALSAAEVRESAIETLAENLNDSVVAPLFWFALLGLPGAAIYRFANTADAMWGYRGRWEWAGKWAAWADDVLSWLPARITAVLLLVGAPMAAWRALPAEASRTASPNGGWPMGAMALRLGVRLGKPGVYVLHPGGREPAAADTARATKYASKVILALVLPGLIAMVFVFL; encoded by the coding sequence GTGAGCCTGCTGCAGGCCCACTGGTGGCTGGCCCTGGTGCCGCCGCTGGCGCTGCTGGTGGACCGCCTGCTGGGCGAGCCGCGCGCCGCCTGGCACCCGGTGGTGTGGATGGGCCACTACCTGGGCTGGGCCGGGCGCCGCATTGCACCGGCGGCGGGCAGCCTGCCGCTGGCGCGGGATTTCAGGCGTTTTACGCTTGGAGCCCTTGCCTGGTATGGGGGGGGAGCTATTGTTTTGATAGTTTCATGGTGGCTGCAGTGGGGACTGCTGCAATTGCCCGCCTGGCTTGCCGTGCCGCTGCTGGCGCTGCTGCTGAAGCCGCTTCTTGCCTGGCGCATGCTGCGTGACGAGGTGGCTGCGGTCGAGGTGGCGCTGGCGCAGTCGCTCGACGCCGGGCGCACCCAGCTCGCACGTCTGGTGAGCCGCGACGTCAGCGCGTTGTCGGCCGCAGAGGTACGCGAAAGCGCCATCGAAACCCTGGCCGAGAACCTCAACGACTCGGTCGTCGCCCCGCTGTTCTGGTTTGCGCTGCTGGGCCTGCCCGGCGCTGCCATCTACCGCTTTGCCAACACCGCCGACGCCATGTGGGGCTACCGTGGCCGCTGGGAATGGGCCGGCAAATGGGCGGCCTGGGCGGACGACGTGCTGTCCTGGCTGCCGGCGCGCATCACCGCCGTGTTGCTGCTGGTGGGCGCGCCCATGGCCGCCTGGCGCGCACTGCCGGCCGAGGCGAGCCGCACCGCCTCGCCCAACGGCGGCTGGCCCATGGGCGCGATGGCGCTGCGCCTGGGCGTGCGCCTGGGCAAGCCGGGCGTCTATGTGCTGCACCCGGGCGGGCGCGAGCCCGCAGCGGCCGATACCGCCCGCGCTACAAAATATGCATCAAAAGTGATTCTAGCCCTTGTCCTGCCTGGGCTTATAGCTATGGTTTTTGTATTTTTATGA
- the cobO gene encoding cob(I)yrinic acid a,c-diamide adenosyltransferase: MQIETPPSSKPYEKPEGERRGLVLVNTGNGKGKSTAAFGLALRAHGRGKAVKIYQFMKVPSARFGEHRMFEQIGIPIEGLGDGFSWKSQDLEHSAQLARDGWEKARAAILSGEYFLVVLDEITYPLIYGWLPLQGVLETLRARPKDVHVMLTGRRCPPEIIELADTVTEMQMVKHAFKAGIPAQRGIED; this comes from the coding sequence ATGCAAATCGAAACCCCTCCGTCCAGCAAACCCTACGAAAAGCCTGAAGGCGAGCGCCGCGGCCTGGTCCTGGTCAACACCGGCAACGGCAAGGGCAAGAGCACGGCCGCCTTCGGCCTGGCGCTGCGCGCGCATGGCCGCGGCAAGGCCGTGAAGATCTATCAGTTCATGAAGGTGCCCAGCGCGCGCTTTGGCGAGCACCGCATGTTCGAGCAGATCGGTATCCCCATCGAAGGCCTGGGCGACGGCTTCAGCTGGAAGAGCCAGGACCTGGAGCACAGCGCCCAACTGGCGCGCGACGGCTGGGAGAAGGCGCGCGCCGCCATCCTGTCGGGCGAATACTTTTTGGTGGTGCTGGACGAGATCACCTACCCGCTGATCTACGGCTGGCTGCCGCTGCAGGGCGTGCTGGAAACCCTGCGCGCCCGCCCCAAGGATGTCCACGTCATGCTCACCGGCCGCCGCTGCCCGCCCGAGATCATCGAGCTGGCCGACACCGTGACCGAGATGCAGATGGTCAAGCACGCCTTCAAGGCCGGCATCCCCGCGCAGCGGGGCATCGAGGACTGA